The following is a genomic window from Elusimicrobiota bacterium.
GGGCGGCGCGCGCCTCTCAAAGCGCTGCTCCTGGACCAGGCGGTGGTGGCGGGGGTCGGCAACATCTACGCCACCGAAGCCCTGTTCCGGGCCGGCATCCGGCCCCAGCGGCCCGCGCGCCTGGTCACCCGCGCCGAGGCCGCCCGGCTGTGCGCCGAGGTCAAGAGCGTGCTGCGCCGCGCCATCAGTCTGGGCGGCACGACCCTGAAGGATCAGGCCTTCAAGGACCCGGAGGGACGGCCGGGGCGGTTCGCCCTGCGCACCGCCGTCTATGGGCTGAAGGTCGGAGCCTGCGGCCATGGGCTCAAGGCCACCCCCAAGCCCATCGCTGGCCGCACCAGCCTCTATTGCCCGGTCTGCCAAAGCTGAGGGATGCGGCCGGGCAAAAGATATATACTATCGCCATGCGGCTCATCTGCGCCATCCTCGGCTTCCTGACCGGCCGTTCGCAGGTCAGATGCGACGAGTGCAAGAACCTGGACGCCGAGAACAGATGCTACGGCCACAAGATGCCCGATGCGGTGGTCCACAAGACCATCTCCTGCGGGTTCTGGAGGGCGAAGGCAGCCTGACCATGGAGGACACTCCGGCGGTCCCCGAGAAACCCGCGGCCAAACCCTGGTCCTTCACTTTCTCCTTCTCATGGGACGGCCCGGGCCTGCCCACCCGCGCTCAGAGCGTCGAGTTCCTGCGCTCTTTGAGCCGCCGCGACCTGGCCATCATCGGAGGCGCCGTCGCCTTCATCTTCATCATTGAGCCCCTGCTGCTGTTCTGGCTCTTCAGCGCCAAGCTCGCCAGCCGCCTCGAGACGCAGGGCCTCGAGCTCAGCGCCTTGGTCTCCCGCCAGATCCAATCCGAGATCGGCCCAGCCATGCGGGAGGCCCTGTCCCAGCAGCTCCGCGTGGTCACGCCGCTCAACAACAGCAGCGCCAACGATTCCACCGGACTGGTCGTCCCTTCCCAGGCGCCGCCGCCCTCGCCGGGCAAGTCCAAGTAGCCGGGCCGCCGGCGGATGTCAAATGTCAAGACCTGACCCCGCCGGCTTTGCTAAGATAGCGCCATGCTCAAAAAGACCCCGAAGAAGACCCTGACCTACACCCGCGCCAACGGCTATGAGAAGCTGTCCGCCGCCGAGTCCAAGAAGCTCGATGCCGTCTGCGCCGAATACCGCGGCTTCCTCGGCAAGGCCAAGACCGAGCGCAAGGCCCACGACGAAGCCGTCGAGATGCTGGAGGCCGCGGGCTTCCAGGACCTCGACGGGCTCATCCGGGAGGGCGCCGCACTCAAAGCGGGCGACAAGATCTTCCGCAGCTGCGCGGGCAAGACCCTTCTGGCCGCAGTCCTGGGCAAGCGGAGCCTGGAGCAGGGCCTGCACATCGTGGGCGGCCACACGGACAGCCCGCGGCTCGACGTCAAGCAGAACCCCCTCTACGAGAGCGGCGAGATGGCCCTGCTCGACACCCACTACTACGGCGGCATCCGCAAGTACCAATGGGTGGCCATGCCCTTGGCCCTGCACGGCGTCTTCGTCAAGCCCGACGGCAAGAAGGTCTCCATCACCATCGGCGAGGAGCCCGGCGACCCGGTCTTCTGCATCACCGACCTCCTGCCCCACCTGGCCGCGGACCACGGCAAGAAGACCCTCTCCGAGAGCCACGACGGCGAGAACCTGGACGTGCTCGTCGGCTCGATCCCCAGCAAGGACAAGAAAGCCAAGGAGAAGATCAAGCAGCGCGTCCTGGAGCTCCTCAACGAACGCTACGGCGTCACCGAGGAGGATTTCCTCTCCGCGGAGCTCGAGTTCGTGCCCGCCGGGCAGCCCCGCGAGGCCGGCATCGACCGCTCGCTGATCATCGGCTACGGCCAGGACGACCGCGTCTGCGCCTTCACCGCGCTCAAGGCCATCCTGGACGTCCCCGGCACCCCCGAGCACACCTCCTGCGTGCTGCTCTGCGACAAGGAGGAGATCGGCTCCTACGGCGCCACGGGGATGTACTCGAACTTCTTCGAGAACACGGTCAGCGAGATGCTGGCCCTCTGCGGAGGGACCTACAGCGAACTGGTCCTCAAGCGCGCCCTGGAGAACTCCTGGATGCTCTCCGCGGACGTCAACGCCCTCTTCGACCCGCTCTTCGCCGGGGTCTCGGAGAAGAAGAACGCGGCGCTGCTCAACCAGGGCACCTGCCTGACCAAGTACACCGGGTCCCGGGGCAAGTCCGGGGCCAGCGACGCCTCGGCCGAGTTCATCGCCCAGATCCGGCGCATCTTCGACCGCGCCGGCGTGGTCTGGCAGGCCGCGGAGCTGGGCAAGGTGGACCAGGGCGGCGGCGGCACCATCGCCTACCTCATGGCCCGCTACGGCATGCTCGTGGTCGACTGCGGCGTGGCGCTGCTCTCCATGCACGCGCCCTGGGAGGTGTCGGGCAAGTTCGACATCTACATGACCTACAAGGGCTTTTTGGCCTTCCTCAAGGACGGCCGCCAGAACAGATAGCCCATGTCCATCCGCATCATCGTCACGGGCGGCACCTTCGACAAGGAGTACAACGAGCTCCGGGGCTCGCTGTTCTTCCGCAAGAGCCACGTCGCCGAGATGCTGCGCCTGGGCCGCTGCCGGCTCGCGGTCAAGGTCCGGACCTTGCTGATGATCGACAGCCTCTGCATGACCCCGGCCCAACGGCGGCGCATCCTCCAGGCCTGCCTGAGCTCCCCGGAGAGGCACATCGTGGTCACCCACGGCACCGACACCATGGTGGAGACCGCCAAGGTCCTGGGCCCGCGCATCGGCGACAAGACCGTGGTCTTGACCGGAGCCATGGTCCCCTACAAGTTCGGCAGCTCCGACGGCCTGTTCAACCTGGGCAGCGCCCTGTCCTTCGCCCAGAGCCTGCCGCCCGGCGTGTACGTGGCCATGAACGGCCGCTACTTCCTGTGGAACAACGTGCGCAAGAACCGCCGCCGGGGCGAGTTCGAGCCGGTGGGCCGTTCATGAGCGCCCCCTACCGCCTGGCCGGCCGCGGCGAGCACCCCGAGGACCTCGTCGTGAACATCGGCGGCCTGAAGTTCGGCGGCACCGACCTCATCGTCATCGCCGGCCCCTGCTCCGTGGAGGGCGAGGAGACCTACCTGCGCACCGCCGCCGCGTTGAAGGCCGCGGGCGCGCACATGCTCCGGGGCGGCGCGTACAAGCCGCGCACCTCGCCCTACAGCTTCCAGGGCCTGGGCCGCGCCGGCCTGCGCATACTCGCCGCCGCCAAGCGCCGCACCGGGCTGCCGGTGGTCACCGAGATCCTCGACCTGCGCGACCTCGACGCCATCGCCAAGGTCGCCGACCTGCTCCAGGTCGGGGCGCGCAGCATGCAGAACTTCCCCCTCCTCAAGGAGCTGGGCCGCGCGCGCAAGCCGGTCCTGCTCAAGCGCAGCCTCTGGGCCAGCATCGACGAGTGGCTGCTGGCCG
Proteins encoded in this region:
- a CDS encoding aminopeptidase codes for the protein MLKKTPKKTLTYTRANGYEKLSAAESKKLDAVCAEYRGFLGKAKTERKAHDEAVEMLEAAGFQDLDGLIREGAALKAGDKIFRSCAGKTLLAAVLGKRSLEQGLHIVGGHTDSPRLDVKQNPLYESGEMALLDTHYYGGIRKYQWVAMPLALHGVFVKPDGKKVSITIGEEPGDPVFCITDLLPHLAADHGKKTLSESHDGENLDVLVGSIPSKDKKAKEKIKQRVLELLNERYGVTEEDFLSAELEFVPAGQPREAGIDRSLIIGYGQDDRVCAFTALKAILDVPGTPEHTSCVLLCDKEEIGSYGATGMYSNFFENTVSEMLALCGGTYSELVLKRALENSWMLSADVNALFDPLFAGVSEKKNAALLNQGTCLTKYTGSRGKSGASDASAEFIAQIRRIFDRAGVVWQAAELGKVDQGGGGTIAYLMARYGMLVVDCGVALLSMHAPWEVSGKFDIYMTYKGFLAFLKDGRQNR
- a CDS encoding asparaginase domain-containing protein, whose protein sequence is MSIRIIVTGGTFDKEYNELRGSLFFRKSHVAEMLRLGRCRLAVKVRTLLMIDSLCMTPAQRRRILQACLSSPERHIVVTHGTDTMVETAKVLGPRIGDKTVVLTGAMVPYKFGSSDGLFNLGSALSFAQSLPPGVYVAMNGRYFLWNNVRKNRRRGEFEPVGRS
- the aroF gene encoding 3-deoxy-7-phosphoheptulonate synthase, with product MSAPYRLAGRGEHPEDLVVNIGGLKFGGTDLIVIAGPCSVEGEETYLRTAAALKAAGAHMLRGGAYKPRTSPYSFQGLGRAGLRILAAAKRRTGLPVVTEILDLRDLDAIAKVADLLQVGARSMQNFPLLKELGRARKPVLLKRSLWASIDEWLLAAEYILNAGNPNVILCERGQRQVSETVRCSLDLGAVPTVRGLCRLPMVVDPSHAAGERSLVTPLARAAAAVGAHGIMVEVHENPEAALSDARQSLHLEEFRALMSQLSALAPALGRRLARPAP